The Streptomyces sp. DH-12 genome has a window encoding:
- a CDS encoding acyl-CoA dehydrogenase family protein gives MARLAQTAGLTDVQQEILSTVRDFVDKEIIPVATELEHRDEYPQQIVDGLRELGLFGLMIPEEYGGLGESLLTYALCVEEIARGWMSVSGIINTHFIVAYMLKQHGTREQKEHFLPRMAAGDVRGAFSMSEPGLGSDVSAITSKAVKDGDAYVLNGQKMWLTNGGTSSLVAVLVRSDEGHPEGAAPHKSMTTFLVEKEPGFGEVRPGLTIPGKIDKMGYKGVDTTELIMDDLRVPADRVLGGVTGRGFYQMMDGVEVGRVNVAARGCGVAQRAFELGVRYAQQRHTFGRPIAQHQAIQFKLAEMATKVEAAHAMMVNAARKKDSGERNDLEAGMAKYLASEYCKEVVEDAFRIHGGYGFSKEYEIERLYREAPMLLIGEGTAEIQKMIIGRRLLEEYRFQG, from the coding sequence ATGGCGCGACTCGCCCAGACGGCCGGTCTGACCGACGTCCAGCAGGAGATCCTCTCCACCGTCCGGGACTTCGTGGACAAGGAGATCATCCCGGTCGCCACCGAGCTGGAGCACCGCGACGAGTACCCGCAGCAGATCGTCGACGGGCTCAGGGAATTGGGCCTGTTCGGCCTGATGATCCCCGAGGAGTACGGCGGTCTGGGCGAGTCCCTCCTCACGTACGCGTTGTGCGTGGAGGAGATCGCCCGCGGCTGGATGTCGGTGTCCGGCATCATCAACACGCACTTCATCGTGGCGTACATGCTGAAGCAGCACGGCACGCGGGAGCAGAAGGAGCACTTCCTTCCGCGGATGGCGGCCGGCGACGTCCGCGGCGCCTTCTCGATGTCGGAGCCGGGCCTCGGCTCCGACGTGTCGGCCATCACCTCCAAGGCGGTGAAGGACGGCGACGCGTACGTCCTCAACGGCCAGAAGATGTGGCTGACGAACGGCGGGACGTCCTCCCTGGTGGCCGTTCTGGTGCGAAGTGACGAAGGACACCCCGAGGGCGCCGCGCCGCACAAGTCGATGACCACCTTCCTGGTGGAGAAGGAGCCGGGCTTCGGCGAGGTCCGTCCGGGCCTGACCATCCCCGGCAAGATCGACAAGATGGGCTACAAGGGTGTCGACACGACCGAGCTCATCATGGACGACCTGCGCGTTCCCGCCGATCGGGTGCTCGGCGGCGTCACCGGCCGAGGTTTTTACCAGATGATGGACGGCGTGGAGGTCGGCCGCGTGAACGTCGCGGCGCGTGGCTGCGGCGTCGCGCAGCGTGCCTTCGAGCTGGGCGTCCGGTACGCCCAGCAGCGTCACACTTTCGGCAGGCCGATCGCCCAGCACCAGGCCATCCAGTTCAAGCTGGCGGAGATGGCTACCAAGGTGGAGGCCGCGCATGCCATGATGGTCAACGCAGCACGCAAAAAGGACTCCGGTGAACGAAACGACCTTGAGGCAGGGATGGCGAAGTACCTCGCCTCCGAGTACTGCAAGGAGGTCGTGGAGGACGCCTTCCGGATCCACGGCGGCTACGGCTTCTCCAAGGAGTACGAGATCGAGCGCCTCTACCGGGAGGCCCCGATGCTGCTGATCGGTGAGGGCACCGCCGAGATCCAGAAAATGATCATCGGCCGCCGACTGCTCGAAGAGTATCGATTCCAGGGTTGA
- a CDS encoding phosphatidylserine decarboxylase, which yields MPHSQTSAHRDSLAGVRLARGASPWLLPTVATAAVSLLRARRSGAAKAVAVPATALAAGMLWFFRDPEREVAQGRVISPADGVVQSIMPWKDGRTRVAIFMSPLNVHVNRAPLAGTVTSVEHIPGGFVPAFNKESENNERVVWHFDTELGDIEMVQIAGAVARRIVPYVPQGTKVEQGERIGLIRFGSRVDIYLPEGVEVDVEVGQKTVAGVTRIDRG from the coding sequence ATGCCCCACAGCCAAACCTCTGCACACCGCGACAGCCTCGCCGGCGTACGCCTCGCGCGCGGAGCCTCGCCGTGGCTTCTGCCGACCGTCGCCACCGCAGCCGTGAGCCTGCTGCGCGCCCGCCGCTCGGGCGCCGCCAAGGCCGTCGCCGTTCCCGCCACCGCGCTCGCGGCGGGGATGCTGTGGTTCTTCCGCGACCCCGAGCGCGAGGTCGCCCAGGGCCGCGTCATCTCCCCGGCCGACGGTGTGGTGCAGAGCATCATGCCCTGGAAGGACGGACGCACCCGCGTCGCGATCTTCATGAGCCCGCTCAACGTCCACGTGAACCGCGCCCCCCTGGCCGGCACCGTGACGTCGGTCGAGCACATCCCCGGTGGCTTCGTTCCCGCCTTCAACAAGGAGAGCGAGAACAACGAGCGCGTGGTGTGGCACTTCGACACCGAGCTCGGCGACATCGAGATGGTCCAGATCGCCGGCGCGGTGGCCCGCCGCATCGTCCCCTACGTGCCCCAGGGCACCAAGGTCGAGCAGGGCGAGCGCATCGGCCTCATCCGCTTCGGCTCGCGTGTCGACATCTACCTGCCCGAGGGCGTCGAGGTCGATGTCGAGGTGGGCCAGAAGACCGTGGCTGGGGTGACTCGCATTGACCGTGGTTGA
- the pssA gene encoding CDP-diacylglycerol--serine O-phosphatidyltransferase, which produces MPKTDDADDDEEMPLSLRLSIADTLTLGNATCGFMAVYFTTTGILIPHLQGSQETGMARHSAATAVILMLCAAVFDLFDGLVARKLRSSPMGAELDNLSDLISFGLAPAYFVLVYGMVADDAHQRVAAVGAIVVLLAVVLRLARFSCVTVKDGTFQGMPSPFGALTVVSIVLLELPFVATLLAIIGTAWLMVSRVEYPKPRGRLAVAMLSWIVLSMGLLAAWAFDAPSGQLLLQTGCALQLVMGAVIPLFATARRVNNFRDNRREARAAQLP; this is translated from the coding sequence GTGCCGAAGACCGACGACGCGGACGACGACGAGGAGATGCCTCTGTCGCTGCGCCTGTCGATAGCGGACACCCTCACACTGGGCAACGCCACGTGCGGCTTCATGGCGGTGTACTTCACCACCACCGGCATCCTGATCCCGCACCTGCAGGGCAGCCAGGAGACCGGCATGGCCCGCCACAGCGCGGCCACCGCGGTCATCCTGATGCTGTGCGCGGCGGTCTTCGACCTGTTCGACGGCCTGGTGGCGCGCAAGCTGCGCTCCTCGCCGATGGGCGCCGAGCTGGACAACCTCTCGGACCTGATCAGCTTCGGCCTCGCGCCGGCGTACTTCGTCCTCGTCTACGGCATGGTCGCGGACGACGCGCACCAGAGAGTGGCCGCGGTCGGGGCGATCGTGGTGCTGCTGGCGGTGGTGCTGAGACTGGCGCGGTTCTCCTGCGTCACGGTGAAGGACGGCACCTTCCAGGGCATGCCGTCCCCCTTCGGGGCGCTGACGGTCGTGTCGATCGTCCTCCTCGAGCTGCCGTTCGTGGCGACGCTGCTGGCGATCATCGGCACGGCCTGGCTGATGGTCAGCCGCGTCGAGTACCCGAAGCCGCGGGGGCGCCTCGCCGTGGCGATGCTGTCGTGGATCGTGCTGTCGATGGGGCTGCTGGCGGCATGGGCCTTCGACGCGCCGAGCGGGCAGCTGCTGCTGCAGACCGGGTGCGCTCTGCAGCTGGTGATGGGGGCGGTGATTCCGCTGTTCGCGACGGCGCGGCGGGTGAACAACTTCCGCGACAACCGTCGCGAGGCGAGGGCGGCGCAGTTGCCGTAG
- a CDS encoding glycerate kinase: protein MLVAADKFKGSLTAVEVAERVTAGLRRVRADLEVEALPVADGGDGTVAAAVAAGFARHEVRVTGPLGDEVTAAYALRDGTAVVEMAEASGLQRLPEGVLAPLTASTYGSGELLRAALDAGARSIVFGVGGSATTDGGAGMLTALGARFLTASGDPVGPGGAALAEVATADLSGLDPRLRSVEFVLASDVDNPLTGPKGAAAVYGPQKGASPGDVERLDAALGHFVKVLDASAPAASPGAGAAGGLGFGALLVGARFRPGIEVMLDVLGFASALERADLVITGEGSLDAQTLHGKAPAGVAAAARAAGKDVVAVCGRLALPAEVLGEAGIRRAYALTDLEPDVAVCVAEAGALLERTGERIARDHLA, encoded by the coding sequence GTGCTGGTCGCCGCGGACAAGTTCAAGGGGTCGCTGACGGCCGTGGAGGTCGCCGAGCGGGTCACCGCGGGGCTGCGCCGGGTCCGGGCGGACCTCGAGGTCGAGGCGCTGCCGGTGGCCGACGGCGGCGACGGCACCGTCGCGGCGGCCGTGGCGGCCGGGTTCGCACGGCACGAGGTGCGGGTCACCGGACCCCTCGGCGACGAGGTGACCGCGGCCTACGCGCTGCGGGACGGCACCGCGGTCGTCGAGATGGCGGAGGCCAGCGGGCTGCAGCGGCTGCCGGAGGGGGTCCTCGCGCCGCTCACCGCGTCGACGTACGGCTCCGGGGAGCTGTTGCGGGCCGCGCTGGACGCGGGGGCGCGGAGCATCGTGTTCGGCGTCGGCGGCAGCGCGACGACCGACGGCGGGGCCGGGATGCTGACGGCGCTGGGCGCGCGGTTCCTGACGGCGTCGGGGGATCCGGTGGGGCCGGGGGGCGCGGCGCTCGCGGAGGTGGCGACCGCGGATCTGTCCGGGCTGGACCCGCGGCTTCGGTCGGTGGAGTTCGTGCTCGCGAGCGACGTCGACAATCCGTTGACCGGGCCGAAGGGCGCGGCGGCGGTGTACGGGCCGCAGAAGGGCGCCTCGCCGGGGGACGTGGAGCGGCTGGACGCGGCGCTGGGGCACTTCGTGAAGGTGCTGGACGCTTCCGCGCCGGCGGCGTCGCCGGGGGCGGGGGCGGCGGGGGGCCTCGGGTTCGGGGCGTTGCTGGTGGGGGCGCGGTTCCGTCCCGGTATCGAGGTGATGCTGGACGTGCTGGGGTTCGCTTCCGCGCTGGAGCGGGCGGATCTGGTGATCACGGGGGAGGGGTCGCTGGACGCGCAGACGCTGCACGGGAAGGCGCCGGCGGGGGTCGCCGCGGCTGCGCGGGCGGCGGGGAAGGACGTGGTCGCGGTGTGCGGGCGGCTGGCCTTGCCGGCCGAGGTGCTGGGCGAGGCCGGTATCCGGCGTGCGTACGCCCTGACGGACCTGGAGCCGGACGTGGCGGTGTGCGTCGCCGAGGCGGGAGCGCTTCTGGAGCGCACGGGCGAGCGGATCGCCCGCGATCACCTCGCCTGA
- a CDS encoding ADP-ribosylglycohydrolase family protein, producing the protein MTAMTDVTHGAGLADRVLGGWLGRIAGNMLGKPVEQGEVWTRDRIDRYLRATDALPLTDYLPGPPTEDDARALRPEWRACVRGRVHGSCRDDDVDYAILGLHLLETHGFGFSTEQVGDLWLLRLPYLQTFTAERAAYRNLANGLRPPLTATYENPYQEWIGALIRADVHGWTSPGAPRRAAALARKDAVLSHTGNGVYGAMWAAALVAAAFTARTARRAVDEALTVIPASSRLARTVRRVTSLHESGLPWEDTLTTLEEETAGLGWIHTVPNAAVITAGLLYGDGDFSRSVALTVRGGLDTDSNGATAGSVAGVMCGAAAVPDQWKEPLQDTVRSAVFGFDGVRISELAERTLRLAQAET; encoded by the coding sequence ATGACCGCCATGACCGACGTGACCCACGGGGCCGGGCTCGCCGACCGCGTCCTCGGCGGCTGGCTGGGCCGGATCGCCGGCAACATGCTCGGCAAGCCGGTGGAGCAGGGCGAGGTGTGGACGCGGGACCGCATCGACCGCTACCTGCGGGCGACGGACGCGCTGCCGCTCACCGACTACCTGCCCGGCCCGCCGACGGAGGACGACGCGCGGGCGCTGCGCCCGGAGTGGCGGGCTTGCGTGCGCGGCCGGGTGCACGGCAGCTGCCGGGACGACGACGTCGACTACGCGATCCTCGGCCTGCACCTGCTGGAGACGCACGGCTTCGGCTTCAGCACCGAGCAGGTCGGCGACCTGTGGCTGCTGCGGCTGCCGTACCTGCAGACGTTCACCGCCGAGCGGGCGGCGTACCGGAACCTCGCCAACGGTCTGCGGCCGCCGCTGACGGCGACGTACGAGAACCCGTACCAGGAGTGGATCGGCGCGCTGATCCGCGCCGACGTGCACGGCTGGACCTCGCCGGGCGCCCCGCGCCGGGCCGCCGCGCTGGCCCGCAAGGACGCGGTGCTGTCCCACACGGGCAACGGGGTGTACGGCGCGATGTGGGCGGCGGCGCTGGTCGCGGCGGCGTTCACGGCGCGGACGGCGCGGCGGGCGGTGGACGAGGCGCTGACGGTGATCCCGGCGAGCAGCCGGCTGGCGCGCACGGTGCGCCGGGTGACGTCGCTGCACGAGAGCGGGCTGCCGTGGGAGGACACGCTCACCACGCTGGAGGAGGAGACGGCGGGCCTCGGCTGGATCCACACGGTCCCGAACGCGGCCGTGATCACCGCCGGTCTGCTGTACGGCGACGGCGACTTCTCGCGGAGCGTCGCGCTGACGGTGCGGGGCGGTCTGGACACGGACTCCAACGGCGCGACGGCCGGTTCGGTGGCGGGCGTGATGTGCGGGGCCGCGGCCGTGCCGGACCAGTGGAAGGAGCCGCTTCAGGACACGGTGCGCAGCGCGGTCTTCGGGTTCGACGGGGTGCGGATCAGCGAGCTGGCGGAGCGGACGCTGCGGCTGGCGCAGGCGGAGACCTGA
- a CDS encoding NUDIX hydrolase has product MTTTQDTQDFAAYIASLPRVLAGAAALFRDARGRVLLVEPNYREGWALPGGTIESDDGESPRDGARRETAEEIGLDRPLGRLLAVDWVRTPGVPPLVAYLYDGGVLGEDELRAIRLQEEELLSWRLVEREEITAHLPGSLGRRVLAALDVLADGSGTAELEDGRRVH; this is encoded by the coding sequence ATGACCACCACGCAGGACACCCAGGACTTCGCCGCCTACATCGCCTCCCTCCCCCGTGTCCTCGCCGGGGCCGCCGCCCTCTTCCGCGACGCGCGGGGGCGGGTGCTGCTCGTCGAGCCGAACTACCGGGAGGGGTGGGCGCTGCCCGGCGGAACGATCGAGTCGGACGACGGGGAGAGCCCGCGCGACGGGGCGCGGCGGGAGACGGCCGAGGAGATCGGCCTGGACCGGCCGCTGGGGCGCCTCCTGGCGGTGGACTGGGTGCGGACGCCGGGCGTCCCGCCGCTGGTGGCGTACCTGTACGACGGCGGTGTGCTCGGCGAGGACGAGCTGAGGGCGATCCGGCTGCAGGAGGAGGAGCTGCTGTCGTGGCGGCTGGTGGAGCGCGAGGAGATCACCGCGCACCTCCCCGGCTCCCTGGGCCGCCGGGTCCTCGCCGCGCTGGACGTGCTCGCGGACGGTTCGGGCACGGCGGAGCTGGAGGACGGCCGCCGGGTGCACTGA
- a CDS encoding Sir2 family NAD-dependent protein deacetylase, with amino-acid sequence MSKPLVALLTGAGVSTDSGIPDYRGPAGLWRRDPDAEKLVTYAYYMDDPGIRRRSWRMRQETFAALPEPNAAHRAVAELARSGVAVRVITQNVDGLHQLGGMPDRKVLELHGTARSVVCTTCRARTPMEDALARLAAGEDDPPCTDCGGILKPATVMFGEALDPAVLGEAVAITKACTLFIAVGTSLQVHPAAGLAQVAVDHGARLIVVNAEPTPYDDLADEVVREPIGTSLPALLRRIAA; translated from the coding sequence ATGAGCAAGCCCCTCGTCGCCCTCCTGACCGGTGCCGGTGTGAGCACGGACTCCGGCATTCCCGACTACCGCGGGCCGGCCGGACTGTGGCGCCGCGACCCGGACGCCGAGAAGCTCGTGACGTACGCGTACTACATGGACGACCCGGGGATCCGCCGCCGGTCGTGGCGGATGCGGCAGGAGACCTTCGCCGCGCTGCCCGAGCCGAACGCCGCCCACCGCGCGGTCGCCGAGCTGGCGCGGTCCGGGGTGGCCGTGCGGGTGATCACCCAGAACGTGGACGGCCTGCACCAGCTCGGCGGCATGCCGGACCGCAAGGTGCTGGAGCTCCACGGCACGGCGCGCAGCGTCGTCTGCACCACGTGCCGGGCGCGGACCCCGATGGAGGACGCCCTGGCCCGCCTGGCGGCCGGCGAGGACGACCCGCCCTGCACGGACTGCGGCGGCATCCTCAAGCCGGCGACGGTGATGTTCGGCGAGGCGCTGGACCCGGCGGTGCTCGGCGAGGCGGTGGCGATCACGAAGGCCTGCACGCTGTTCATCGCCGTCGGCACCAGCCTCCAGGTCCACCCCGCGGCGGGCCTCGCCCAGGTGGCCGTCGACCACGGCGCCCGCCTGATCGTCGTCAACGCGGAACCGACGCCGTACGACGACCTGGCGGACGAGGTCGTACGGGAACCGATCGGCACGTCGCTGCCGGCGCTGCTGCGGCGGATCGCCGCCTAG
- a CDS encoding methylated-DNA--[protein]-cysteine S-methyltransferase: MRQHTVTDSPYGPLTLVADDGVLCGLYMSDQRHRPAEETFGVPDDASSAFAETKEQLAAYFAGELKEFTVPLRLHGTPFQRRVWEQLTRIPYGETRTYGQLAGVLGNPKASRAVGLANGRNPVGIIVPCHRVVGSTGSLTGYGGGLDRKRRLLDLERGTALF; the protein is encoded by the coding sequence ATGAGACAGCACACCGTCACCGACAGCCCCTACGGTCCCCTGACCCTCGTCGCCGACGACGGCGTGCTGTGCGGCCTCTACATGAGCGACCAGCGGCACCGCCCGGCGGAGGAGACCTTCGGCGTCCCCGACGACGCCTCCTCCGCCTTCGCCGAGACCAAGGAGCAGCTCGCCGCCTACTTCGCGGGTGAGCTCAAGGAGTTCACCGTCCCACTGCGCCTGCACGGCACCCCGTTCCAGCGCCGGGTGTGGGAGCAGCTGACGCGCATCCCCTACGGCGAGACCCGCACCTACGGCCAGCTCGCCGGCGTCCTCGGCAACCCCAAGGCCTCCCGCGCGGTCGGCCTCGCGAACGGCCGCAACCCGGTCGGCATCATCGTCCCGTGCCACCGGGTCGTCGGCTCCACAGGCAGCCTCACCGGCTACGGCGGCGGCCTGGACCGCAAGCGGCGCCTGCTGGACCTCGAACGCGGGACGGCCCTGTTCTAG
- a CDS encoding AlkA N-terminal domain-containing protein gives MYTDTERCVRAVRSKDARFDGWFYTAVLTTGIYCRPSCPVVPPKPENMVFHPSAAACQRAGFRACKRCRPDTSPGSPEWNRRADLTARAMRLIADGVVDREGVPGLAARLGYSTRQIERQLFAELGAGPLALARAQRAQTARTLVETTDLPMADVAFAAGFSSVRAFNDTVREVYALTPGELRARTPRDASARDTPGTLTLRLPFRAPLNPDNLFGHLAATAVPGVEEWLPHSPQGVDGAPIGSYRRTLRLPYGHGIVALAPRPDHIACRLALSDPRDLTVAISRCRRLLDLDADPVAVDEQLRADPVLAPLVDKAPGRRVPRTVDEAEFAVRAVLGQQVSTAAARTHAARLVTAHGTPVDDPEGGLTHLFPTPEELAALDPDTLAMPRTRRTTLTTLVRRLADGDLRLGPDSDRAETGAALLALPGFGPWTADVIAMRALGDPDAFLPTDLGVRRAARALGLPSTPAALTARAAAWRPWRAYAVQYLWATDDHPVNFLPA, from the coding sequence ATGTACACCGACACCGAGCGCTGCGTGCGCGCCGTGCGGTCGAAGGACGCGCGGTTCGACGGCTGGTTCTACACCGCCGTCCTGACCACCGGCATCTACTGCCGGCCCAGCTGCCCCGTGGTCCCGCCGAAGCCGGAGAACATGGTGTTCCACCCGAGCGCGGCAGCCTGCCAGCGGGCCGGGTTCCGCGCCTGCAAACGCTGCCGCCCCGACACCAGCCCCGGCTCCCCGGAGTGGAACCGGCGGGCCGACCTCACCGCCCGCGCCATGCGGCTGATCGCCGACGGCGTCGTCGACCGCGAGGGCGTCCCCGGACTCGCCGCCCGCCTCGGCTACAGCACCCGGCAGATCGAACGCCAGCTGTTCGCCGAGCTGGGCGCGGGACCCCTCGCCCTGGCCCGGGCCCAGCGCGCGCAGACCGCGCGGACGCTCGTCGAGACGACGGACCTGCCGATGGCGGACGTCGCCTTCGCGGCCGGCTTCTCCTCCGTCCGCGCCTTCAACGACACCGTGCGCGAGGTGTACGCGCTCACCCCCGGCGAACTGCGCGCCCGGACCCCGCGGGACGCCTCTGCCCGCGACACCCCGGGCACACTCACCCTGCGCCTGCCGTTCCGCGCCCCGCTCAACCCCGACAACCTCTTCGGCCACCTCGCCGCCACCGCCGTACCGGGCGTGGAGGAGTGGCTCCCCCACAGCCCTCAAGGCGTGGACGGTGCCCCCATCGGCTCCTACCGGCGCACGCTGCGGCTCCCGTACGGACACGGCATCGTGGCGCTGGCCCCACGCCCCGACCACATCGCCTGCCGGCTCGCCCTGAGCGACCCCCGGGACCTGACCGTCGCCATCAGCCGCTGCCGCCGCCTGCTCGACCTCGACGCCGACCCGGTCGCCGTCGACGAGCAGCTGCGGGCCGACCCGGTGCTCGCGCCCCTGGTCGACAAGGCACCCGGCCGCCGGGTGCCGCGCACGGTCGACGAGGCGGAGTTCGCCGTCCGCGCGGTCCTCGGACAACAGGTGTCCACGGCCGCCGCGCGCACCCACGCGGCCCGCCTGGTCACCGCGCACGGCACCCCGGTCGACGACCCCGAGGGCGGCCTCACCCACCTCTTCCCGACGCCCGAGGAGCTGGCCGCGCTCGACCCGGACACCCTCGCCATGCCCCGCACCCGCCGCACCACCCTCACCACCCTGGTCCGCCGGCTCGCGGACGGCGATCTCCGCCTGGGCCCCGACAGCGACCGGGCCGAGACCGGCGCCGCGCTCCTCGCCCTCCCCGGCTTCGGCCCCTGGACGGCCGACGTCATCGCCATGCGCGCCCTCGGCGACCCCGACGCCTTCCTCCCCACCGACCTCGGCGTCCGGCGCGCCGCCCGCGCCCTCGGCCTCCCCTCCACCCCGGCCGCCCTCACCGCCCGCGCCGCCGCCTGGCGCCCCTGGCGTGCCTACGCGGTCCAGTACCTCTGGGCGACCGACGACCACCCCGTCAACTTCCTTCCGGCCTGA